The proteins below are encoded in one region of Streptomyces marianii:
- the clpB gene encoding ATP-dependent chaperone ClpB — protein MDMNRLTQKSQEALREAQTIAGRLDQTEVDGEHLLLALIDQPEGLVPRLLDRADVDTQGLRRAVTESLARRPRVTGPGAQPGQVFITQRLAQVLDTAEQEAKRLKDEYVSVEHLVLALVDEGSRTSAGRLLKEFGVTKESFLDALTQIRGHQRVTSATPEGSYEALEKYGRDLVAEARGGRTDPVIGRDAEIRRVIQILSRKTKNNPVLIGDPGVGKTAIVEGLAQRIVRGDVPDGLRDRTIFALDMSLLVAGAKYRGEFEERLQAVLGEVKGAEGRILLFVDELHTVVGAGGGPEGAMDAGNMLKPMLARGELHMIGATTLAEYRKYVESDAALERRFQQVAVDEPSVEDTISILRGLRERLEVFHGVKIQDTALVAAATLSHRYISDRFLPDKAIDLVDEACARLRTEIDSMPAELDEITRRVTRLEIEEAALETETEPASRKRLEELRRELADLRAEADAMHAKWEAERQAIRRVQELRQDLEQARQEAEEAERNYDLNRAAELRYGRITELERRLAAEEDSLAAKQGENRLLHEVVTEDEIAEIVAAWTGIPVTRLQESEREKLLRLDEILGERVVGQGEAVRLVTDAIIRARSGIRDPRRPIGSFVFLGPTGVGKTELAKALAAALFDSEESLIRLDMSEYQERHTVSRLVGAPPGYVGYEEGGQITEAVRRKPYSVVLFDEIEKAHADVFNTLLQVLDDGRITDSQGRTVDFRNTVVIMTSNIGSTYLLDGVTADGEIKPETRALVMGDLQAHFRPEFLNRIDDVVLFKPLGMAQIKKIVDLQFDDLRRRLGERQITLELSDAAREHIAEQGFDPVYGARPLRRYISHEVETLVGRALIRGDVRDGSTVRVGEQDGELVVTYDEAPSRPRPVQEAA, from the coding sequence GTGGATATGAACCGGCTGACCCAGAAGTCGCAGGAAGCCCTGCGGGAAGCACAGACGATCGCCGGACGGCTCGACCAGACCGAGGTCGACGGCGAGCATCTGCTGCTCGCCCTCATCGACCAGCCCGAGGGCCTGGTGCCCCGGCTGCTCGACCGGGCGGACGTCGACACCCAGGGGCTGCGCAGGGCCGTGACGGAGTCGCTGGCCCGCCGGCCCAGGGTGACCGGACCCGGAGCCCAGCCCGGCCAGGTGTTCATCACCCAGCGGCTCGCCCAGGTGCTGGACACCGCCGAGCAGGAGGCCAAGCGGCTCAAGGACGAGTACGTCTCCGTCGAGCACCTCGTCCTCGCCCTCGTGGACGAGGGCTCGAGGACCTCCGCGGGCCGGCTGCTCAAGGAGTTCGGCGTCACGAAGGAGTCGTTCCTCGACGCCCTCACGCAGATCCGCGGGCACCAGCGCGTCACCTCCGCCACCCCCGAGGGCTCGTACGAGGCACTCGAGAAGTACGGCCGGGACCTGGTCGCCGAGGCCCGCGGCGGAAGGACGGACCCGGTCATCGGCCGCGACGCGGAGATCCGCCGCGTCATCCAGATCCTGAGCCGGAAGACGAAGAACAACCCCGTCCTGATCGGCGACCCGGGCGTCGGCAAGACGGCGATCGTGGAGGGACTGGCCCAGCGGATCGTACGCGGGGACGTGCCCGACGGTCTCCGCGACCGGACGATCTTCGCCCTCGACATGAGCCTGCTGGTCGCGGGTGCCAAGTACCGGGGAGAGTTCGAGGAACGGCTGCAGGCGGTGCTCGGCGAGGTCAAGGGCGCCGAGGGGCGGATCCTGCTCTTCGTCGACGAACTGCACACCGTCGTCGGCGCGGGCGGAGGCCCCGAGGGCGCCATGGACGCCGGGAACATGCTCAAGCCGATGCTGGCACGCGGCGAACTCCACATGATCGGCGCCACCACCCTCGCCGAGTACCGCAAGTACGTCGAGTCCGACGCCGCCCTCGAACGCCGCTTCCAGCAGGTGGCCGTGGACGAGCCCAGCGTCGAGGACACCATCTCCATCCTTCGCGGTCTGCGCGAACGCCTGGAGGTCTTCCACGGGGTGAAGATCCAGGACACCGCGCTCGTCGCGGCGGCCACCCTCAGCCACCGCTACATCTCCGACCGGTTCCTGCCGGACAAGGCCATCGACCTCGTGGACGAGGCCTGTGCCCGGTTGCGGACGGAGATCGACTCGATGCCGGCAGAACTCGACGAGATCACCCGCCGGGTGACCCGGCTGGAGATCGAGGAGGCGGCACTCGAGACGGAGACCGAACCCGCCAGCCGCAAGCGCCTCGAGGAACTCCGGCGCGAACTGGCCGATCTGCGTGCCGAGGCCGACGCCATGCACGCCAAGTGGGAGGCCGAGCGCCAGGCCATCAGGCGGGTGCAGGAACTGCGCCAGGACCTGGAACAGGCTCGGCAGGAGGCCGAGGAGGCCGAGCGGAACTACGACCTCAACCGGGCCGCGGAACTCCGCTACGGCAGGATCACCGAACTGGAGAGGCGGCTCGCGGCCGAGGAGGACTCCCTCGCCGCCAAGCAGGGCGAGAACCGGCTGCTGCACGAGGTGGTCACGGAGGACGAGATCGCCGAGATCGTCGCCGCGTGGACCGGGATCCCCGTCACCCGGCTCCAGGAGAGCGAACGCGAGAAGCTGCTGCGGCTCGACGAGATCCTCGGCGAGCGCGTCGTCGGACAGGGCGAGGCGGTCAGACTCGTCACCGACGCCATCATCCGGGCCCGGTCCGGCATCCGGGACCCGCGGAGGCCGATCGGCTCGTTCGTCTTCCTCGGCCCGACCGGCGTGGGCAAGACCGAGCTCGCCAAGGCGCTGGCGGCGGCGCTCTTCGACAGCGAGGAGAGCCTGATCCGCCTGGACATGAGCGAGTACCAGGAACGGCACACCGTCAGCAGACTGGTCGGCGCGCCCCCGGGATACGTCGGCTACGAGGAGGGGGGCCAGATCACCGAGGCCGTCCGCCGCAAGCCGTACTCCGTCGTCCTGTTCGACGAGATCGAGAAGGCGCACGCGGACGTCTTCAACACCCTGCTGCAGGTGCTCGACGACGGCCGGATCACCGACTCCCAGGGCCGCACGGTCGACTTCCGCAACACCGTCGTCATCATGACCTCCAACATCGGGTCGACGTACCTGCTCGACGGCGTCACCGCCGACGGCGAGATCAAGCCCGAGACCCGGGCCCTGGTCATGGGCGATCTGCAGGCACACTTCCGGCCGGAGTTCCTCAACCGCATCGACGACGTCGTACTGTTCAAGCCTCTCGGCATGGCGCAGATCAAGAAGATCGTCGACCTCCAGTTCGACGATCTGCGCCGGCGGCTCGGGGAGCGGCAGATCACCCTGGAACTCAGCGACGCCGCCCGCGAGCACATCGCCGAGCAGGGCTTCGACCCCGTCTACGGTGCCCGGCCGTTGCGCCGCTACATCTCGCACGAGGTCGAGACCCTGGTCGGCCGTGCGCTGATCCGCGGTGACGTGCGGGACGGCTCGACGGTCCGGGTCGGCGAGCAGGATGGCGAACTCGTCGTCACCTACGACGAAGCGCCCAGCCGGCCGCGACCCGTCCAGGAGGCCGCGTGA
- the trxA gene encoding thioredoxin codes for MSPVNPTDTGGRTVACTECGRGNRVPAAADGRPRCGSCKAPLPWIADAGDGDFEEVAQRAAPVVLVDLWATWCGPCRTVGPALEQVARELAGRIKLVRVDVDQAPRIAQKFQVQAVPTLILMDRGEVIARQAGAAPAPALRQWVEQALRGRR; via the coding sequence GTGAGCCCGGTGAACCCGACCGACACGGGCGGCAGAACGGTCGCGTGCACCGAGTGCGGCCGCGGGAACCGCGTGCCGGCGGCCGCCGACGGCCGTCCGCGCTGCGGGAGCTGCAAGGCCCCGCTCCCGTGGATCGCCGACGCGGGCGACGGCGACTTCGAGGAGGTCGCTCAGAGGGCCGCGCCCGTCGTACTCGTCGACCTGTGGGCCACCTGGTGCGGACCGTGCCGTACGGTCGGTCCGGCGCTGGAGCAGGTCGCACGGGAACTGGCCGGTCGGATCAAGCTGGTCAGGGTCGACGTCGACCAGGCGCCGCGCATCGCGCAGAAGTTCCAGGTGCAGGCCGTACCTACCCTGATCCTGATGGACCGGGGAGAGGTGATCGCCCGACAGGCGGGCGCGGCCCCCGCACCCGCTCTGCGCCAGTGGGTCGAACAGGCCCTGCGAGGCCGCCGCTGA
- a CDS encoding P-loop NTPase family protein — translation MIVWLNGTHGAGKTTTSALVQQLIPDSRVFDAEKVGETLMDITPGLPETDNFQHWPPWRPLVVETARRVLDYTGGTLVMPMTVLIEEYWREISTGLANHAIPIRHFVLHADQVTLCERIAGDTVLGPNSPFRLKYLEPYAEAARTWLHGEAEVIDTTHLTPAQAALRIAEAVKS, via the coding sequence ATGATCGTATGGCTCAACGGCACCCACGGCGCAGGCAAGACGACGACCAGTGCTCTTGTGCAGCAGCTGATCCCGGATTCACGGGTGTTCGACGCCGAGAAGGTCGGCGAGACACTCATGGACATCACGCCGGGGCTGCCCGAGACGGACAACTTCCAGCACTGGCCGCCGTGGAGGCCGCTCGTAGTCGAGACCGCTCGCCGCGTACTCGACTACACCGGCGGCACTCTGGTGATGCCCATGACTGTCCTGATCGAGGAGTACTGGCGCGAGATCAGCACGGGCCTCGCCAACCATGCCATTCCGATACGGCACTTCGTCCTCCATGCCGACCAGGTCACCCTCTGTGAGCGCATCGCGGGCGACACTGTTCTTGGCCCCAACTCCCCGTTCCGTCTCAAATACCTTGAGCCCTATGCCGAGGCGGCCCGCACGTGGCTACACGGTGAGGCCGAGGTCATCGACACCACCCACCTCACGCCCGCACAGGCAGCCCTGCGGATCGCAGAGGCCGTCAAGAGTTGA
- a CDS encoding DUF1996 domain-containing protein produces the protein MLGGGGLIAVNTYASAGEGWGQSQNQTLGAGAAASTIKCPEVANGLSEVPDAARSEVDKELAAMDSQITEAYKRFADQKEQVARDPKFAENAVLGPLEDKRTASLDRISTAIGRSGERPKGLESMAACELQEDDADKEGQDGGQGQGQDNGGQDQGQDNGQGGGNGGQAGNGPEQSDFVDIESVQPNVDNPRNRRGASRGTFTTSCGVNENGKFNPDNVIVAPGVANGAHHMHDYVGNQANDAFASDDDLANGETTCVNQADKSTYYWPVLRLQNGQQENDADADGGGKDQNVGEIQTPSQVTLNFVGNPRSKVTAMPRFLRIITGDAKAFVNGDANANASWSCTGFENRQLKDKYPICPEGSQVVRSFKFQSCWDGQNTDSANHRTHVAFAQANGACPNGFRAIPQLVQRIVYDVPAPVFDGENPSVFAVDSFPEQLHKPITDHGDFINVFDENLMEELVSCINEGRKCGPGGAGAPPADGGDNGGGDNGDGNGGNGGDGNGGDAGNGENPADPAPPNDGATGGQDAPDAPGEPQKPGGDTPPADGGAGGQDAPAAPGGDEKPGAAAGAGQDGAGAGDDGSGEQNVPQGGGDVKDPEVLAGSSTGANGSSQAAGAGDGKPTATAQATEDAGENDPEPNGAGRPVAAGQGGGLAETGAQLWPSAAGAALLVAGGVLLLRTRRPQRAAARRH, from the coding sequence ATGCTGGGCGGGGGCGGTCTGATCGCCGTCAACACCTATGCCTCGGCCGGCGAGGGGTGGGGGCAGTCGCAGAACCAGACCCTCGGAGCCGGCGCCGCCGCGTCCACCATCAAGTGCCCGGAGGTCGCGAACGGGCTCTCGGAGGTGCCGGACGCGGCGCGTTCCGAGGTCGACAAGGAACTGGCCGCGATGGACAGCCAGATCACGGAGGCATACAAGCGGTTTGCCGACCAGAAGGAACAGGTCGCGCGGGACCCGAAGTTCGCCGAGAACGCGGTCCTCGGTCCGTTGGAGGACAAACGGACGGCCAGCCTCGACCGCATCTCCACGGCGATCGGCCGGTCGGGCGAACGCCCCAAGGGCCTCGAGTCCATGGCGGCCTGCGAGTTGCAGGAGGACGACGCCGACAAGGAGGGGCAGGACGGCGGTCAGGGTCAGGGTCAGGACAACGGCGGTCAGGACCAGGGTCAGGACAACGGCCAGGGCGGCGGGAACGGCGGTCAGGCCGGCAACGGCCCGGAGCAGTCCGACTTCGTCGACATCGAGTCCGTCCAGCCGAACGTCGACAACCCGCGCAACCGGCGCGGTGCCTCCCGGGGCACGTTCACGACCAGCTGCGGTGTGAACGAGAACGGGAAGTTCAACCCGGACAACGTGATCGTCGCTCCCGGTGTCGCCAACGGCGCCCACCACATGCACGACTACGTGGGCAACCAGGCCAACGACGCCTTCGCCAGCGACGACGACCTCGCCAACGGCGAGACGACCTGTGTGAACCAGGCCGACAAGTCGACGTACTACTGGCCGGTGCTGCGGCTGCAGAACGGGCAGCAGGAGAACGACGCCGACGCCGACGGCGGCGGCAAGGACCAGAACGTCGGCGAGATCCAGACGCCGTCCCAGGTCACGCTGAACTTCGTCGGCAACCCGCGCTCCAAGGTGACGGCCATGCCGCGGTTCCTGCGGATCATCACCGGCGACGCCAAGGCGTTCGTCAACGGTGACGCGAACGCGAACGCGTCGTGGAGCTGCACCGGGTTCGAGAACCGCCAGCTGAAGGACAAGTACCCGATCTGCCCCGAGGGCAGCCAGGTGGTGCGGTCGTTCAAGTTCCAGAGCTGCTGGGACGGTCAGAACACCGACAGCGCCAACCACCGCACCCATGTCGCCTTCGCCCAGGCGAACGGCGCCTGCCCCAACGGCTTCCGGGCCATTCCGCAGCTCGTGCAGCGCATCGTCTACGACGTGCCGGCGCCGGTCTTCGACGGGGAGAACCCGAGCGTCTTCGCCGTCGACTCCTTCCCGGAGCAGCTGCACAAGCCCATCACCGACCACGGCGACTTCATCAACGTCTTCGACGAGAACCTGATGGAGGAGCTGGTGAGCTGCATCAACGAGGGCCGCAAGTGCGGTCCCGGCGGTGCGGGCGCACCTCCCGCCGACGGCGGTGACAACGGCGGCGGTGACAACGGTGACGGCAACGGCGGCAACGGCGGTGACGGCAACGGCGGTGACGCCGGCAACGGGGAGAACCCCGCTGACCCGGCCCCGCCGAACGACGGTGCGACGGGCGGTCAGGACGCTCCCGACGCACCCGGCGAGCCGCAGAAGCCCGGAGGGGACACCCCGCCCGCCGACGGTGGAGCGGGCGGTCAGGACGCACCCGCTGCACCCGGCGGGGACGAAAAGCCCGGCGCTGCCGCGGGTGCCGGTCAGGACGGCGCCGGGGCCGGCGACGACGGTTCAGGGGAGCAGAACGTTCCGCAGGGCGGCGGTGACGTGAAGGACCCCGAGGTCCTCGCCGGTTCGTCCACCGGGGCGAACGGCTCGTCGCAGGCCGCCGGTGCGGGCGACGGCAAACCCACCGCCACCGCCCAGGCCACGGAGGACGCGGGGGAGAACGATCCCGAGCCCAACGGCGCCGGTCGGCCCGTGGCCGCGGGACAGGGCGGCGGGCTCGCCGAGACGGGTGCCCAGCTCTGGCCGTCCGCTGCCGGAGCCGCGCTGCTCGTCGCGGGGGGAGTCCTGCTGCTCCGTACGCGTCGTCCGCAGCGCGCGGCCGCACGCCGTCACTGA